A portion of the Acipenser ruthenus chromosome 38, fAciRut3.2 maternal haplotype, whole genome shotgun sequence genome contains these proteins:
- the LOC117434014 gene encoding glycogen synthase kinase-3 beta — translation MSGRPRTSSFAEPPGGVVGAADGSAAAGGSGAGKAGAAQQATASGSGFEIFKLSRDSGKTTRVVATPGQGPDRPQEVSYTDIKVIGNGSFGVVYQARLVESGEMVAIKKVLQDKRFKNRELQIMRKLDHCNIVRLRYFFYSSGEKKEEVYLNLVLDFVPETVYRVARHFSKAKQTIPFIYVKVYMYQLFRSLAYIHSQGVCHRDIKPQNLLVDPETAILKLCDFGSAKQLVRGEPNVSYICSRYYRAPELIFGATDYTSNIDIWSAGCVLAELLLGQPIFPGDSGVDQLVEIIKVLGTPTREQIREMNPNYTEFKFPQIKAHPWTKVFKNRTPPEAIALCSRLLEYTPVTRLSPLEACAHSFFDELRDPVTRLSNGRELPHLFNFSAVEMSIQPQLNSVLIPLHARSQAATPSSHGEGSLAADSSPAQSSSSTGPVNNAS, via the exons ATGAGCGGCCGGCCCAGGACCAGCTCCTTCGCTGAGCCGCCGGGAGGCGTCGTCGGAGCCGCCGACGGATCGGCCGCCGCTGGGGGAAGCGGCGCAGGAAAAGCCGGGGCTGCTCAGCAGGCCACGGCAAGCGGCTCCGGGTTTGAGATCTTCAAACTCAGCA GGGACAGCGGGAAGACCACAAGAGTGGTGGCCACGCCAGGTCAAGGCCCGGACCGCCCACAGGAAGTGTCCTACACGGACATCAAGGTGATCGGGAACGGCTCGTTTGGAGTGGTCTACCAGGCACGGCTAGTCGAGTCCGGAGAGATGGTCGCCATTAAGAAGGTGCTGCAGGACAAGAGGTTCAAG AACCGAGAGCTGCAGATCATGAGAAAACTGGACCACTGTAACATTGTGAGGTTGCGATATTTCTTCTACTCCAGTGGAGAAAAG aAAGAAGAGGTGTACTTGAATCTGGTCCTGGACTTCGTCCCTGAAACAGTTTACAGAGTGGCTCGCCATTTCAGCAAAGCCAAACAGACCATCCCTTTCATATATGTGAAG gtttATATGTACCAGCTGTTCAGGAGTCTAGCCTACATCCATTCCCAAGGCGTCTGTCACCGCGACATCAAACCACAGAATCTGCTGGTGGACCCGGAGACGGCCATCCTCAAACTGTGCGACTTTGGCAG CGCGAAGCAGCTGGTGCGAGGCGAGCCCAACGTGTCGTACATCTGCTCGCGGTATTACCGCGCTCCCGAGCTCATCTTCGGAGCCACGGACTACACCTCCAACATCGACATCTGGTCAGCGGGCTGCGTGCTGGCCGAGCTCCTGCTGGGCCAGCCCATCTTCCCGGGGGACAGCGGAGTGGACCAGCTGGTGGAGATCATAAAG gttTTGGGGACCCCAACCAGGGAACAGATCCGCGAAATGAACCCCAATTACACAGAGTTTAAATTCCCGCAGATCAAAGCACACCCCTGGACAAAG gtattTAAGAATCGCACCCCCCCGGAAGCCATCGCGCTCTGCTCTCGTCTGCTGGAGTACACGCCTGTCACACGCCTGTCCCCGCTTGAGGCTTGTGCTCACTCCTTCTTCGACGAGCTCCGGGACCCGGTGACCAGGCTGTCCAACGGGAGGGAACTGCCTCACCTCTTCAATTTCAGCGCAGTCG AGATGTCGATCCAGCCTCAGCTGAACTCCGTTCTCATTCCCCTGCACGCTCGTTCACAGGCTGCCACGCCTTCTTCACACG